The nucleotide sequence AGATTTCTATTTGTTAACGTCAAGCTTAACTTAAATTCATAACAAATGGGCATGACCCTGTTATCAGGCCTGCTATTGAACGATAGAAGGGATGCTCAATGTCGGGGGAACAAGGGAATGATGGGATTTAGGGGAGGTATGAAGCCGAATTAAGCGGGCTAAGGTTCCTTTCAGTTGGGTTCGGGGAATAATGGCATCCACAAACCCGGCCTGGAGCAAATATTCTGCGGTTTGAAAGTCATCGGGTAGTTTTTCCCGCAACGTTTGTTCAATGACCCGTCGCCCTGCAAAGCCAATAGTGGCCTTGGGTTCAGCCAGAATAATATCGCCGAGCATGGCGAAGCTAGCTGTGACTCCGCCGGTTGTGGGGTGGGTTAAGACGGGTATATAGAGTAACCGAGATTCTCGATGCCGTTCTAGGGCTGCGGAGGTTTTAGCCATTTGCACCAGGCTCAACATCCCCTCTTGCATCCGCGCCCCACCAGACGCGCAAACAATGATCACAGGCCGGTTGTCGCCGGTAGCACGTTCAATCAAGCGGGTAATTTTCTCCCCGACTACGGATCCCATGCTGCCGCCCATGAAGCGGAAATCCATCACCCCTAGGGCAACAAGTTCACCTTCAATTTTCCCTAACCCCGTTTGCACCGCATCTTTTAAACCCGTCTTGGCCTGGTATTCCTTGAGGCGATCTTGGTAGGGTTTGCGGTCTTTGAATTGGAGCGGGTCACAACTGACTAACTGTTCATCCAGGGTTGTCCAAGTGCCGGGATCAATTAACTGACGAATTCGCTCATCACTAGTAACGCGGTTATGGTGGTGACATTCAGGGCAGACCATTTGATTAGCCCGTAAATCCTTGGTGTAAGTCATCACCCCACAGGCCGGGCATTTACTCCAGAGACCATCGGCGATTTCCCGTTCTTGTTGGGTGGCGGGTAAGGGGGCATCTTTCTTGCGGTTGGCAAACCAATCAAAAAGTGACATATCTGAAGGGGAGTTCTCCGTAAAAGCAGAAAAGTTTCTTTCTTAATCTTGACCCGGCCAGTTATCTACATAGGGTTAATTATTCCTATTGATAGACATAACTTACATCTGGATTCCTTAACTAAGCATTAAGCAAAAGATAGTTTTTTAAGTTTTACTTATCATCTCACTTTGTTGCGAAATTGCAATATTTTATCCACAAAAGCGAGTCAACCTGAGAAAACTCTTAAGAAACATAACCAGGCCAGGACGCTCCCAATCCCCTGATTTATGATGAAGTAACGACTCTGTTTG is from Synechococcus sp. PCC 6312 and encodes:
- the accD gene encoding acetyl-CoA carboxylase, carboxyltransferase subunit beta, whose protein sequence is MSLFDWFANRKKDAPLPATQQEREIADGLWSKCPACGVMTYTKDLRANQMVCPECHHHNRVTSDERIRQLIDPGTWTTLDEQLVSCDPLQFKDRKPYQDRLKEYQAKTGLKDAVQTGLGKIEGELVALGVMDFRFMGGSMGSVVGEKITRLIERATGDNRPVIIVCASGGARMQEGMLSLVQMAKTSAALERHRESRLLYIPVLTHPTTGGVTASFAMLGDIILAEPKATIGFAGRRVIEQTLREKLPDDFQTAEYLLQAGFVDAIIPRTQLKGTLARLIRLHTSPKSHHSLVPPTLSIPSIVQ